The Oreochromis niloticus isolate F11D_XX linkage group LG13, O_niloticus_UMD_NMBU, whole genome shotgun sequence genome has a window encoding:
- the cdh5 gene encoding cadherin-5 translates to MMAWLQLWTTGLLATMALTIITAQDSGLPGVERENLGPADIVKKESHPVLFRQKRDWIWNSLYVEEEKPVVTPFKIGRLKSDKSVTGGHFKIAGEGANDIFIVDDKGDLFVTKSLDREQKNAYHLTAMMFDVSGNRIENPGEFVVQVTDINDNTPVFTQSYNGSIEERSRIGKTVVEVKATDADDPTTANAELRYSLTHGDISAFEIDSTTGVISCKIDTLDRETREEYVVVVKAQDMRGMASGSTATTSVTIKITDINDNIASFTRTKYDLNVPENHKVDETIGILELVDKDEIQNKEPIFTIQNLNSNIFNIEPNQNKDGNLMLKEALDFEKTNSYSFTVRMKENVRTPADNTNTAVTSAQVNINVLDVDEPPIFSEDMYNFNVKEEMHVNNIGFIKARDPDRANKTIQFSIMQPDCPIGINRLTGQLYTLRNLDREDKPTHMFQVKAQEEPSGLESVVKVNINVQDVNDNEPELRVDDIYICENDESNTIIGTLTATDKDDQPVAFTFSLASENSNFSIRNYGNGTAALIVKQGPFSLDDPKSYKVDIRVSDGGHPSKSSVSTVSIGICQCDANRNRTYCKPEARRMGVSVHALTAILLCILTILVIVILFVMRKRYQKDSLANMKNSGEIHEQLVTYDEEGGGEMDTNGYDVSILTSACHDSSLLRHQDHRPHPSLYAMVQKPHHHTQPTACKGDMAAMIDVKKDEADHDRDGFPYDTLHIYGYEGPESLAGSLSSLGSSSTGSNLDYDFLNDWGPRFRTLAELYGVDGPDYYHQY, encoded by the exons ATGATGGCTTGGCTCCAGCTGTGGACCACAGGACTTCTGGCCACTATGGCCTTGACTATCATCACTGCTCAGGACTCTGGACTTCCTGGGGTAGAAAGAGAGAATCTCGGCCCAGCTGACATTGTCAAGAAGGAATCCCATCCCGTGCTGTTCAGGCAAAAAAGAGACTGGATCTGGAACTCTCTCTATGTAGAAGAGGAGAAACCTGTTGTGACTCCGTTCAAGATAGGACGG ctCAAGTCAGACAAGAGTGTGACAGGTGGGCATTTTAAAATAGCTGGTGAAGGAGCAAACGACATCTTCATCGTGGATGATAAAGGAGACCTGTTTGTCACCAAATCTCTggacagagaacagaagaaTGCTTACCATTTGACTGCTATGATGTTTGATGTGTCTGGCAACCGAATAGAAAACCCTGGAGAATTTGTTGTCCAGGTGACAGATATCAATGACAACACCCCTGTTTTCACTCAATCATACAATGGATCCATTGAGGAGAGGTCTAGAATAG GAAAAACAGTGGTTGAGGTGAAAGCTACTGATGCAGATGACCCCACCACTGCTAATGCAGAACTCAGGTACTCTTTGACCCATGGAGACATTTCAGCCTTTGAAATCGACAGCACCACAG GTGTGATCAGCTGCAAGATAGACACTTTGGACCGGGAAACCAGGGAGGAGTATGTGGTGGTGGTTAAAGCTCAGGACATGAGAGGAATGGCCTCTGGCAGCACAGCCACCACCTCAGTCACTATTAAGATAACTGACATCAATGACAACATTGCTTCTTTTACCAGAA CGAAATATGATCTGAACGTTCCAGAAAACCACAAGGTGGATGAGACGATCGGGATTCTGGAATTGGTGGATAAAGATGAGATTCAGAACAAGGAGCCCATATTTACCATTCAAAATCTTAATAGCAACATATTCAATATTGAACCCAACCAAAACAAGGATGGAAACCTCATGCTCAAAGAG GCTCTGGACTTTGAGAAGACAAACAGCTACTCTTTCACTGTCCGGATGAAAGAAAATGTCCGAACTCCTGctgacaacacaaacactgcagtcacCAGTGCACAG GTCAACATCAACGTGTTAGATGTAGATGAGCCACCGATCTTCTCTGAGGACATGTACAACTTTAACGTGAAGGAAGAAATGCATGTGAACAACATAGGATTCATCAAAGCCAGAGATCCTGACAGAGCCAACAAGACCATACA GTTCTCCATCATGCAGCCGGACTGTCCTATCGGTATCAACCGACTCACAGGTCAACTGTACACTCTGAGAAATCTGGACAGAGAGGATAAGCCCACACACATGTTTCAAGTTAAGGCGCAAGAGGAGCCAAGTG GTTTGGAGTCAGTTGTAAAAGTTAACATTAATGTTCAGGACGTGAATGACAATGAACCTGAACTCAGAGTTGACGACATCTATATATGTGAGAACGATGAGTCTAATACG ATAATTGGAACCTTGACTGCCACAGATAAAGATGATCAGCCAGTTGCCTTCACTTTCAGTTTGGCGAGTGAGAATTCCAACTTCTCCATCAGAAACTATGGCA ATGGCACAGCAGCTCTCATTGTGAAACAGGGCCCATTCAGCCTGGATGACCCCAAGAGTTACAAGGTGGATATAAGGGTCAGTGACGGAGGACATCCCTCCAAGAGCAGCGTCTCCACAGTATCAATCGGg ATATGCCAGTGTGATGCCAACCGGAATCGTACATATTGCAAACCTGAGGCTCGGAGGATGGGAGTCAGTGTTCATGCCCTGACAGCCATTTTGCTTTGCATACTGACAATTCTGG tcATAGTGATCCTGTTCGTGATGAGGAAACGCTACCAGAAGGATTCTCTGGCCAATATGAAAAACAGCGGAGAGATTCATGAGCAGCTGGTCACATACgatgaggagggaggaggagagatgGACACTAATGG CTACGACGTCTCAATCCTCACCTCCGCTTGCCATGACAGCTCCCTGCTTCGCCACCAAGATCACCGACCCCACCCCTCACTCTACGCCATGGTCCAGAAACCCCACCACCACACTCAGCCCACCGCATGTAAGGGCGACATGGCAGCGATGATTGATGTAAAGAAAGACGAAGCTGATCACGACCGAGATGGATTCCCCTACGACACTCTCCACATCTATGGCTACGAGGGACCTGAGTCTTTAGCCGGAAGTCTCAGCTCTCTGGGAAGTTCCTCTACTGGTTCGAACTTGGATTATGACTTTCTCAACGATTGGGGCCCGAGGTTCAGGACCCTGGCAGAGCTCTATGGTGTAGATGGCCCAGATTACTACCATCAGTACTGA